Proteins encoded by one window of Arachis ipaensis cultivar K30076 chromosome B04, Araip1.1, whole genome shotgun sequence:
- the LOC107637212 gene encoding protein FAR1-RELATED SEQUENCE 6-like — translation MFRNVQIEFVKKANCRVSVVAEEGPVVCMKVEEEKLVNDTILCVPYDVHFDRSTQEVRCECNLFESSGVLCCHYLEVFHSYKVYKVPNRYVLPRWRKNIKRKHTYVKSSHDVSRSDESHVAFKGLCSHFYNIAQDFVNDDEETALLHAALEETRAKLTAHRAKKRSESVADSHNNISSQSSNLSV, via the coding sequence ATGTTTAGGAATGTTCAAATTGAGTTTGTCAAAAAGGCTAATTGCAGGGTCTCTGTTGTTGCGGAAGAGGGTCCAGTGGTATGCATGAAGGTTGAAGAGGAAAAACTAGTGAATGATACTATTCTTTGTGTTCCGTACGACGTCCACTTCGATCGATCCACACAGGAGGTTCGTTGTGAGTGCAATCTATTTGAGAGTTCAGGCGTGTTATGCTGTCATTATCTTGAAGTCTTCCATTCTTACAAGGTGTATAAAGTACCTAATCGATATGTTCTCCCTCGTTGGAGAAAGAACATAAAGCGCAAGCATACTTATGTCAAGAGTAGTCACGACGTCAGTCGGTCAGATGAGAGTCATGTTGCATTCAAGGGACTATGTTCACACTTCTACAATATTGCTCAGGATTTTGTAAACGACGACGAAGAAACAGCCTTGCTTCATGCTGCACTGGAAGAAACAAGAGCTAAGCTGACTGCTCACCGTGCCAAGAAGAGGTCTGAGAGTGTGGCGGACTCCCACAACAATATTAGCTCACAAAGTTCGAACTTGTCGGTGTGA
- the LOC107635249 gene encoding MDIS1-interacting receptor like kinase 2, translating into MNFIACRCRGIIILFIFLCVLVKLSSTDTMEANALLKWKASLDNQSKLTLSSWKNGTSPCRWKGIHCDKSRSITTMSLENFGLQGTLHTLNFSSFPNLLTINIYNNFFYGTIPPQIGNMSRVNRLNFSLNSFEGSIPKEMWTLRSLQMLDLSQCSSLSGPIPGSIANLTNLTYLDLGSNNFSGSIPHEIGKLVNLNYLAVSGNHFAGFIPQEIGTLTNLTVLDLSDNTLSGTIPSVLANLSYLNFLLLHNNTLSGPIPPSLWNMSHLNNLFLGGNRLSGSIPDSIGNLANLEALTLNSNHLSGPIPSTIGNMTSLIYLFLGNNNFFGQIPASVGNLINLVKLELEDNSLSGSIPDTIGNLKQLTALDLSFNNFSSKAPQTLNNLTILESFLVAENNLTGLLPTQICLGGSLVYLDALHNHFTGPVPTSLKNCSSIVRITLQGNQIEGDITKAFGIYPNLKHIDLSDNKFYGQISPDWGKSHSLLNLIMSNNNISGHIPKQIAEAAKLGRLHLSSNQLTGQVPKELGRLKNLLELQISNNQLSGNIPSEIGSLQNLERLHLAGNELSGNIPTEVVKLPNLLELNLSNNKLEGSIPEFHMTQLLNSLDLSGNMLHGPIPTVLGELKQLQLLDLSHNNLSGTIPSSFDSMSSLDYVNISYNQLEGPLPNNKAFHNASIESLKNNKGLCGNVTGLVPCPRISPISKNHKVVLLVLLLVFGVLIIVLCVVAVSMYIICRRARMKEDPAKEAKAEEHFSIWSHDGKMAFETIIEATNNFDDKYLIGIGGQGSVYKAELPSGMVVAVKKLHMESDAEEKFNSKAFENEIKALTEIKHRNIIKLYGFCQHSRFPFLVYKYLDGGSLDHVQSDEKQATAFDWERRVNVVKGVANALSYMHHDCEPPIVHRDISSKNVLLDSEYEAHVSDFGTVKFLQPGSNWTTPAGVTYGYGAPELVQTMQVTEKCDVYSFGVLCFEILLGKHPADLINSLLSPSTASITYNLLLVDVIDQRPPHPEKSVAGEIMLITKWALECLSQSPQFRPTMHQVSKELMMGKSSFSDDHFPMIRLGQLNEEFLESPLV; encoded by the exons ATGAATTTCATAGCATGCAGGTGCAGGGGGATCATCATCCTCTTCATATTCCTGTGTGTCCTAGTAAAACTCTCTTCAACTGACACCATGGAAGCAAATGCACTCTTGAAGTGGAAAGCCAGCCTTGACAACCAAAGCAAACTCACCTTGTCATCTTGGAAGAACGGGACCAGTCCATGCAGATGGAAGGGGATTCATTGTGATAAATCCAGGTCCATCACAACCATGAGTCTTGAAAATTTTGGACTCCAAGGTACACTCCACACTCTCAACTTCTCCTCATTCCCCAACCTCCTCACCATAAATATCTACAACAATTTCTTTTATGGAACCATCCCCCCTCAAATTGGTAATATGTCCAGAGTCAATAGATTGAACTTTTCTTTAAATTCTTTTGAGGGTTCCATCCCTAAAGAGATGTGGACTTTGAGGAGTTTACAAATGCTTGATCTTTCACAATGTTCCAGTCTAAGTGGACCAATCCCAGGTTCCATTGCAAATTTGACCAACTTAACATATCTAGACTTAGGAAGCAACAATTTTTCTGGTAGCATTCCTCATGAGATTGGAAAATTGGTCAACCTTAATTATCTTGCTGTCAGCGGAAACCACTTCGCTGGTTTCATTCCACAAGAAATTGGAACACTGACGAACCTTACCGTACTTGATTTATCAGATAACACTCTCTCTGGTACTATCCCTTCTGTACTTGCTAACCTGAGCTACttgaattttcttcttcttcataatAACACCCTTTCTGGCCCAATCCCACCCTCCCTGTGGAACATGTCTCACTTGAACAATCTTTTTCTTGGTGGCAATCGACTTTCTGGATCAATCCCTGATTCCATCGGAAACTTGGCCAATTTGGAAGCCCTTACACTTAATTCCAACCACCTTTCTGGGCCCATTCCTTCTACCATTGGGAATATGACATCACTCATCTACTTATTCCTTGGCAACAATAATTTCTTTGGACAAATTCCTGCTTCTGTTGGTAACCTGATCAATTTGGTTAAACTTGAACTTGAAGACAACAGTCTCTCTGGATCTATTCCTGACACAATTGGAAACCTGAAACAGCTTACCGCACTAGATTTGTCCTTTAACAATTTTAGTAGCAAAGCTCCACAAACCTTGAATAACCTTACCATTTTGGAGTCCTTTCTAGTAGCCGAAAATAATCTTACTGGCCTTTTGCCAACTCAAATCTGCTTAGGTGGCTCATTAGTATACTTAGATGCTTTACACAACCACTTTACTGGTCCAGTTCCAACAAGCTTGAAGAATTGCTCCAGTATTGTCAGGATCACATTACAAGGAAACCAAATAGAGGGAGACATAACAAAAGCTTTTGGCATATATCCAAATCTGAAACATATTGATCTAAGTGATAATAAATTTTATGGCCAAATTTCTCCAGACTGGGGGAAGAGCCATAGTCTCTTGAACTTGATCATGTCCAACAATAATATTTCTGGCCATATACCAAAGCAAATTGCTGAGGCTGCTAAGCTAGGCAGGCTTCACCTTTCTTCAAACCAATTAACAGGACAGGTTCCAAAAGAGTTAGGGAGGTTGAAAAACCTGCTTGAACTCCAGATCAGTAACAACCAACTTTCAGGGAATATTCCATCAGAAATAGGATCACTGCAGAATCTTGAACGCTTGCATCTAGCAGGAAATGAGTTGAGTGGGAACATACCAACAGAAGTTGTTAAGTTACCCAACTTGTTGGAATTGAACTTGAGCAACAACAAGCTAGAGGGAAGCATCCCCGAGTTTCACATGACCCAACTTTTGAATTCTCTCGATCTTAGTGGGAATATGTTGCACGGACCAATACCAACAGTGCTTGGAGAGTTGAAACAATTGCAATTGTTGGACCTTTCTCACAATAATCTTTCTGGCACCATTCCATCAAGTTTTGATAGCATGTCGAGCTTGGATTATGTCAACATATCATACAACCAGTTAGAAGGACCACTACCAAATAATAAAGCCTTTCATAATGCTTCaattgaatcattgaaaaataacaaAGGCTTGTGTGGTAATGTCACTGGCTTGGTGCCATGCCCAAGAATCAGTCCTATCAGCAAAAATCACAAGGTCGTGTTATTAGTATTACTTCTTGTCTTTGGAGTACTAATAATTGTACTTTGTGTGGTGGCTGTTTCAATGTATATTATTTGTCGAAGAGCCAGAATGAAAGAAGACCCGGCTAAGGAAGCAAAAGCAGAAGAACACTTTTCCATATGGAGCCATGATGGAAAAATGGCGTTCGAAACTATCATTGAAGCCACCAATAATTTTGATGACAAGTATCTCATTGGAATTGGAGGCCAAGGATCCGTATACAAAGCTGAGTTGCCTTCAGGTATGGTTGTTGCTGTGAAGAAACTTCACATGGAATCAGATGCGGAGGAAAAGTTCAATTCGAAGGCATTTGAAAATGAGATCAAAGCATTGACAGAAATCAAGCACCGAAACATCATAAAGCTGTATGGTTTTTGCCAGCATTCACGATTCCCATTTTTGGTGTACAAGTACTTGGATGGTGGCAGTTTGGACCATGTACAAAGTGATGAAAAGCAAGCAACTGCATTCGACTGGGAAAGGCGGGTGAATGTGGTTAAAGGAGTTGCAAATGCTTTGTCATATATGCATCATGATTGCGAACCCCCTATAGTTCACCGCGACATATCAAGCAAGAATGTCCTTTTGGATTCAGAATATGAAGCTCATGTCTCTGATTTTGGGACAGTTAAGTTTCTACAGCCTGGTTCAAATTGGACCACACCTGCAGGAGTCACCTATGGCTATGGAGCTCCAG AGCTTGTTCAAACTATGCAAGTGACTGAAAAATGTGATGTATATAGTTTTGGAGTGCTTTGTTTTGAAATCCTTCTGGGAAAGCATCCGGCAGATCTGATCAATTCATTGTTGTCACCATCAACCGCATCAATAACATACAATTTGCTGTTGGTTGATGTAATTGATCAAAGGCCTCCCCATCCTGAGAAGTCAGTTGCTGGGGAAATCATGTTGATCACAAAGTGGGCGCTTGAGTGTTTGAGCCAAAGTCCACAATTTCGGCCAACCATGCATCAAGTGTCTAAAGAACTCATGATGGGAAAATCATCTTTCTCTGACGACCACTTTCCCATGATCAGACTTGGACAACTCAATGAAGAGTTTTTGGAATCTCCACTCGTGTGA
- the LOC107635253 gene encoding uncharacterized protein LOC107635253 — MYWLGAGAMQLNFATEKHFATEKQRREQLNGKYKILRSLIPSPTKALLQALGDRKGINRFGDFSAPLDEALIHVSLEQKVVTTFSAPNYCYRCGNMASILEVDDCKGHTFILVGARDIFLPGRGWRNHASVCLDRRDTRLGSSKK; from the exons ATGTATTGGCTCGGGGCTGGTGCTATGCAG TTAAACTTTGCAACTGAGAAACATTTTGCAACTGAGAAACAAAGAAGAGAGCAACTGAATGGCAAATACAAAATCCTGAGAAGTCTTATCCCAAGCCCCACAAAG GCTTTGCTACAGGCTCTTGGTGATAGGAAGGGTATTAATCGGTTTGGTGACTTCTCTGCTCCACTTGATGAAGCATTAATACACGTTTCACTG GAACAAAAGGTGGTTACGACTTTCAGTGCACCCAACTACTGTTACCGATGTGGGAACATGGCTTCCATATTGGAGGTTGATGATTGCAAGGGCCACACATTTATCTTG GTTGGTGCAAGAGACATTTTCTTGCCAGGAAGAGGTTGGCGCAACCATGCCTCTGTTTGCCTCGATCGCAGGGACACTCGCTTAGGTTCATCTAAGAAATAG